A stretch of DNA from Bradyrhizobium algeriense:
GCGTCCAGATCATTCTCTCCGTCGGCCCGCGTCGCCACACCGATACTGACGGTGAAGGGAATGGCACGACCGATGCTCCAGTCATGCTGGAAATCCCGCTTCTCGAATGTCGTTCTCAGCTTCTCTGCAGTCGCGCGCGCGTGCTCGGCGTCCAACCCCGGCAGCGCCGCCACGAATTCCTCGCCGCCCCATCTGGCGAACACATCCATCTTGCGGCTGGCCGCCATCCCGATCTTGGACAGAACGCGAAGCACCTCGTCGCCCGCGTCGTGGCCATATGTATCGTTGACCTTCTTGAAGTAATCGATGTCGAGCATCAGCACCGCCAGCTGCTCGTCCGATTCCAGAACTTTCTCCATGACCTCGAGGAATTCCCTGCGGTTTGGAAGGCCGGTCAATTCGTCCGTCACGGCCTGCTTCTGAAGCAGGTCCATCAGTCGGACGCGGTCCGTGATATCCCTGATGACGGCCGTGAATTCCAGCAATCCGCCAACGTTGATCTTGGATATCGCGATTTCGACCGGCAGCAGCGTTCCATCACGATGCTGCCCCCAAATCCGATTGCGCTCGTCCATTTGCCGCGAATTGACGGGCGAACGGGAAAACTGGTGGATGTAGGCGGAATGATGTGAGCGAAACTTCTCCGGCAGGAGGTTTACGAGGGGATGGCCGATCACCTCGGATGCGTCATATCCGAACAGATTCTCCGCGGCCCGATTGAACAGGGTAATGTTGTGCTCCTGATCGACCGTTATGATCGCATCGTAGGCGGCATCCACGACGGACCGAAAGCGCGACGTACTCACCTCCAGCTCATGCGTCAGGATCATTTTCGGCGTGATGTCGAGACCCGTGACAAGAATCTCGAGCACGCTGGAATTCCCGCCCGCGTGCCGGAACGGCTTGAGCGAAAGACGCCACCAGCGCGTTCCTCCCTTGAAGTCGTAGGCCTGCTCCAGTTCCTGGGCGATCCCGGTGTTGAAGCACTCCAGAAGCTTCTTGCGGAACTCGTGCCGCGCATAGCTCGGCATCTGCGCGTCGAGCAGCACGGATGAACCGCGGAGCCCGCCACGCCGCCCGCCGGTCATGTCGAAGAAGCCGTCGTTACAGGCGGAGACGATCAGCTCACCTCCTTGACCACGCCCCACAATCGCAACACTGGCCGCGATTCCATCAACGAATTGCTGGAGTGGATTGGACTTGTCCGCCATGTGAACCTCGCTTCCGAGCCCCGAATGAACGTCGCATCCCCGCCATCAACAGAATGGAACTGATGAACTTGAATCGAACTTGATAGAACTTGCGCTGTCGCATCTCAAGAATAGCGCCAACGACCAGAGGAGAGAAGTCGCCTCCAAACAACGGAGGGTTGATCGCCTCTTGGTAAGAGGCGTCACCAGGGATAGAATATTTGCCGGAAATAGCTCCTCCGAACGTGCGTGCGGAAGGATGGTGAGCCATGGCAACCTTCGACGCAGCCAAGCCTCCAGGAGCGGTCTCACTCAGTGTGGCCGCATCGCTCGCAAGCCACACGCTGGCCCTCGCCCTTCCGCTCGCGCTGCTGCAGACCTACGATCGCATCCTGCCGAACCAAGCCTATGGCACGACCTTCGTGCTCGCCGTCGGTGTCACCGTGGCCATTCTGCTGGAGGCCATGCTGCGATATTCCCGTTCAGTGTTGTTCGCCTATGTGGGATCGGCATTCGAGTCGGAAATGACCGTCCGCGTGGTCGATCATGTGATGCACGCCAACAGCAAGGCTCTCCATCAACTCAGTGTCCCGGACCTGTCGGATGCGATGCGCGCCACGGGAGAGGTCCGCGACTTCTGGTCCGGCAATGCCGCCGTGGGTTTGCACGAATTGCCGTTCGCCGTGATCTACATCGCCTTGATCGCGTATCTGGGCTCGTGGCTTGCGTTGATTCCTCTTGCCTTTACAGCCCTCGCACTGCTTGCGGCGCTGGTAGTCATTCGGTCGGCAGCCATTGTCCAGCGCGAAGCCCAGGAAGCGCAGGTGCAGCGCCAGAAGCTTGGCTGGGGAATCTTCCTGGGCCTGCTCGAGGCAAAGGCCATGGCCGCCGAGACGCTGCTGACGCGACGCTATCGCGATGCTGTCGGGCGCGTCATGGATACGGCGGCGCAACTGGAGAACCGGATGGCGCTGATCAGCGAGAATGGCAAGCTGATGGCGCAGCTCTCGACGATTGGCATCGTCACCGCCGGCGCCTTCATGGTGGTCGGCGGAGAATTGACGACAGGCGGCCTCGCTGCATGCACGCTGCTGGCAGGGCGCTCGGTGGGGCCGGCGATGGGCGCCTTCGGCTATCTCAGCCGTCGCAATCAGCGGGGCGAGGCCGAAGGGCGAATAAGCAAAGTCCTGTCGCTGCCGCGGGCGCCGGTATGGACCACCGTTGGTGAGACGCGCCCCTTTACCGGTGGCACCATCGTCTTGTCGGGCCCTGCCTTGCACAGGGTGGGCGGTTCCGTCTCCATCCCGCAGGGCACCTTCGTTCATATCGACGCACCGAATGCTCCGGTCGCCACGATGACGCTCAGAACGGTGATGCGGCTGGAGGACTCGCTCGATCTTTCGATCACCTTTGACGGGTTACCGAACAGCGGCTATGACCCGCAGAGCTTTCGGCAAGGCGTGGCGGAAGCAGGTTCGCGCGGCGAACTGATCCGCGGCACCCTTCTCGAAAATCTCACTCTGTTCAGCCCTAACTTCGAAGCGGCGGCGATCCAGCTTTCGGAGCTGCTTGGCCTGAGTACGTTCGTCGATGGCTTGCGCCAGGGCTTCATGACGCCGGTCGGCCCCGGTGAAGTGGAGATCATAAGTCCCGGCATCGCCGCCCGCATCGGCCTGATCCGGGCACTGGTGCGACAGCCGCTCGTCCTGTGCCTCGACAATGCCGACGGGTCGCTCGATCTCGACGGCGTGGCGAGACTCCGTGAAATTCTGAAAGGGATGGAGGGCCATACGACGGTGTTCCTCGTATCGAGCAGGCCTGCCCTTACCGAGCTCGCGGATATGAAAATACGCGTCGATCGCAGAAAGACATCGACATGACGGACGCATCCATTCCCTCTGCCTTGCCGAGCGCCCCAAGTGCCCCCTCAAGTGCCCCCCCAAGTGCGACGGCCGGGGCGCCGAAGAGGCCGCCAACGTGGACCGAGACGGTGTGGCTGGAGCGCCTGGAAGCAGCCGTCGGACCCGATCGGCGCGCGGCGTCAGCGGTTGCGGATGCCTTGCCCGCGATGCTTGTGGCGCTCAGCTGGCTCGGCACGGCGCGAAGCTTGGCGGCCTTGCTGCCTGCTGCCGACGTGCCGATGACGCTGGATCATCTCGAGCAGATTCTTCCCGTCATCGGGTTCCGCACCCATCGCTTGCCGGCGACGGGTACGCCGTCGGACACCAACAAGCTGCCCGCCGGCAGTCTCGTCCAGACACGCGCCGGAGATGTCGGAGTCTATCTCGGCCGGCCCGACGGCGAGGATCTCTGGCTCGCCAGGGACAGCTACTGCCGCCTTGCGCTTGGCAAAGATGACACGATCCTCGCAGTCGAGACTGACATCGACTTCCACCCGGTCAATGAGGCCCGGCCAAACTGGTTTCGCGGTCTCTTCGAACAGATACGCGATGAGCTTTTCAAGCTCTTCGCGATGAGTTTCGTCATCAACCTGCTGGCACTGTCCGTG
This window harbors:
- a CDS encoding ABC transporter transmembrane domain-containing protein, giving the protein MATFDAAKPPGAVSLSVAASLASHTLALALPLALLQTYDRILPNQAYGTTFVLAVGVTVAILLEAMLRYSRSVLFAYVGSAFESEMTVRVVDHVMHANSKALHQLSVPDLSDAMRATGEVRDFWSGNAAVGLHELPFAVIYIALIAYLGSWLALIPLAFTALALLAALVVIRSAAIVQREAQEAQVQRQKLGWGIFLGLLEAKAMAAETLLTRRYRDAVGRVMDTAAQLENRMALISENGKLMAQLSTIGIVTAGAFMVVGGELTTGGLAACTLLAGRSVGPAMGAFGYLSRRNQRGEAEGRISKVLSLPRAPVWTTVGETRPFTGGTIVLSGPALHRVGGSVSIPQGTFVHIDAPNAPVATMTLRTVMRLEDSLDLSITFDGLPNSGYDPQSFRQGVAEAGSRGELIRGTLLENLTLFSPNFEAAAIQLSELLGLSTFVDGLRQGFMTPVGPGEVEIISPGIAARIGLIRALVRQPLVLCLDNADGSLDLDGVARLREILKGMEGHTTVFLVSSRPALTELADMKIRVDRRKTST
- a CDS encoding diguanylate cyclase codes for the protein MADKSNPLQQFVDGIAASVAIVGRGQGGELIVSACNDGFFDMTGGRRGGLRGSSVLLDAQMPSYARHEFRKKLLECFNTGIAQELEQAYDFKGGTRWWRLSLKPFRHAGGNSSVLEILVTGLDITPKMILTHELEVSTSRFRSVVDAAYDAIITVDQEHNITLFNRAAENLFGYDASEVIGHPLVNLLPEKFRSHHSAYIHQFSRSPVNSRQMDERNRIWGQHRDGTLLPVEIAISKINVGGLLEFTAVIRDITDRVRLMDLLQKQAVTDELTGLPNRREFLEVMEKVLESDEQLAVLMLDIDYFKKVNDTYGHDAGDEVLRVLSKIGMAASRKMDVFARWGGEEFVAALPGLDAEHARATAEKLRTTFEKRDFQHDWSIGRAIPFTVSIGVATRADGENDLDAIMKRADEALYQAKENGRNRVEVG